Proteins encoded in a region of the Benincasa hispida cultivar B227 chromosome 2, ASM972705v1, whole genome shotgun sequence genome:
- the LOC120072305 gene encoding uncharacterized protein LOC120072305 — protein sequence MLLAAFIALFLLVSTSFLLSAPPIAAENFRPAAEEYQKLNGVEAYLKNVNKPPVKIIQSPDGDLIDCVLSHLQPAFDHHKLKGQRPSDPPERPKGYNSSADSVAESFQLWRQTGESCPEGTVPIRRTTEQDILRASSVQRFGRKPLKSIRRDSTGSGHEHAVVFVNGEQYYGAKANINVWAPHVSDQYEFSLSQIWVISGSFNNDLNTIEAGWQVSPELYGDNYPRFFTYWTTDAYQATGCYNLLCSGFVQTNNKIAIGAAISPRSYYNGRQFDVGLMIWKDPRHGNWWLEIGQGLLVGYWPAFLFSHLGSHASMIQFGGEIVNTRSTGFHTSTQMGSGHFAEEGYGKASYFRNLQIIDWDNSLLPVSNLHLLADRPNCYDIRQGKNKLWGNYFYYGGPGRNVHCP from the exons ATGTTATTAGCGgcttttattgctttatttctCCTCGTTTCGACCTCTTTTCTTCTGTCGGCGCCGCCCATTGCGGCGGAGAATTTCAGACCCGCCGCCGAAGAGTATCAGAAACTGAACGGCGTTGAAGCGTACTTGAAGAACGTCAATAAACCTCCCGTTAAGATCATTCAg AGCCCAGATGGGGATTTAATCGATTGTGTGCTTTCTCATCTTCAACCTGCTTTTGATCACCACAAGCTCAAAGGGCAACGGCCATCG GATCCACCAGAGAGGCCAAAAGGTTACAATTCCTCAGCCGATTCTGTTGCAGAGAGCTTTCAGCTATGGCGGCAGACTGGTGAATCATGCCCTGAAGGAACTGTTCCCATTAGAAGAACTACAGAACAAGACATTTTAAGAGCAAGTTCTGTTCAAAGATTTGGAAGAAAGCCTTTAAAATCTATCAGAAGAGATTCAACAGGCAGTGGGCATGAG CATGCTGTTGTGTTTGTTAATGGAGAACAATACTATGGAGCAAAAGCAAACATAAATGTTTGGGCACCCCATGTGAGTGATCAATATGAGTTCAGCTTATCTCAAATTTGGGTTATTTCTGGATCATTCAATAATGATCTGAACACCATTGAAGCTGGTTGGCAG GTTAGTCCTGAGTTATATGGAGATAATTATCCTAGATTCTTCACATATTGGACG ACAGATGCATACCAAGCAACAGGGTGCTACAACTTATTGTGTTCAGGTTTTGTCCAAACTAATAACAAGATTGCCATAGGAGCTGCAATATCTCCAAGATCTTACTACAATGGCAGACAATTTGATGTGGGTTTAATGATTTGGAAG GATCCGAGGCACGGAAACTGGTGGCTGGAAATTGGGCAGGGTCTTTTAGTAGGTTACTGGCCAGCATTTTTGTTCAGTCACTTGGGAAGCCATGCCAGCATGATCCAATTTGGAGGAGAAATAGTAAACACAAGATCAACAGGCTTCCACACATCAACACAAATGGGAAGTGGCCATTTTGCAGAAGAAGGCTATGGAAAAGCTTCTTATTTCAGAAATCTACAAATAATTGATTGGGACAACAGCTTGCTTCCTGTCTCAAACCTTCATCTATTGGCTGATCGTCCAAATTGTTATGACATAAGACAAGGAAAAAACAAGCTTTGGGGCAATTATTTTTACTATGGAGGTCCTGGTAGAAATGTACACTGTCCATGA